One Urechidicola croceus genomic window, GAAGCGTAATCATCTCCCATTTTTTCTCTAAACAAAGTTCCTCTTAAAACTGGACCATCCCAAATTTCATTCACAACATCCCAACTAGCTACGATTGAGTTTCCATTATCATCTTTTACTTCTGCAAAATGTGCGACAGTTTCTTTGATATAATTTTCTATTAATGTTTCAAATTCCTCATCAGTTCCATCAAAACTATTTAACCAACCAGGAATAGAACTATGCCAAACTAAGGCATGCCCATGAACTCTCAATCCATTGGCTTTTGCATAATCAACTATTTCATCACCATCACTCCAGTTATAATCATCTGGCCCTACATACATGCTAGCCATTTTCATATCATTTTCGGCTGTTATACTATTGTATTCATTACCTAAAACTTCTCTAAATTCGTCTTGACTAGAATTAGATAATTTTGCCGCCGAAACTATATTTCCCATTGGAAAATTTACAATATCCTTTAAATATTCAGTTGCATTATATAACAACGGATCATCAGTAGTTTCACCACCTCCAGTTTCTCCTCCCGGATCTACAGAATCTGTTGGTCCACCAACTATAATTCTACTAGTATCTGGTCCATCATCGTCTTCACAGCTAACCAATGCTGCAATTGCAAGTATTGCAATAATTTTACGTACTTTCATAATTGTTAATTTGAATTTTGATTGTTTATTAAGTTAATTATTTAATTTATATAAATTCCTTATTTAAATTCACATATTTCTGTAAAGTTTTTCATCTTTACAATAAGTAAATAAAAAAAGGGTGTTGTTCCTTATTTTTTAAAGGTATAATCATATTAAGTTAATTAAACTTACAATACATTATTCCTAATTCTAATCCTGTAATCTCCGCCAATCCTTTTAATCTTCCAATCAATGAATAACCTGGATATAATTCTTTACCTTCAATTGAATGTAAAAAACCATGGTCTGGTCGCATCGGAATACTTTGTTTTCTATCTCTCATAATTGTGATTATTTTCTCAACAATTTTCTCCATTTTATTATCACCATATAAATGATCAGATTCTTTAAAATTTCCATCAACATCTTTAATTACATTTCTTAGATGTAAAAAATGAACTCTTGTTGATGTTTTATTAAGAATATTTAATAAATCATTACTTGGATGTGCTCCTAATGAACCAGTACAATAGCACAATCCATTAGCATTAACAGGTACTTGATCTAAAATGAATTCCAAATCCTCTTGAGTACTAACAACACGTGGTAACCCAAGCACTGAATATGGTGGGTCATCTGGATGAATTGCTAATTTTAATCCTAATTCTTCTGCTACTGGAGCGACTTCTTTAAGAAAAAGAACAAGATTTTCACGTAATGATGCATCATCAATATGTGAATATTCTTCTAATAGTGTTAAAATTTTTTGGGATGTAAAATTTTCTTTACTTCCAGGCAGTCCTAATAGTACATTTTTAAATAGTTTTCTTTTTTCTTCTTTAGAAAGTTGTTTTCCATAAATTATAGCTTTATTAATTTGATCAGGCGTGTAACTTGCTTTTGCATTTGGTCTTTTTAATAAAAACACATCAAAATATACAAATGCATCTTTATGGAAATAAAGTGATTGTGTACCATCAGTATTTTTATAATCATGATGTGTACGCACCCAATCTAAAATTGGCATAAAATTATATGTAATAATTTCAATTCCACATTTAGCCAAGTTATTTAAACTCACCTTATAATTTTCTATATACTCTAAAAATTTACCTGTGCGTTTTTTTATATCTTCATGTACTGGAAGGCTTTCAACAACTTTCCACTCTAATCCAGCCTCCGCAATAAGTTGCTTTCGCTCTTTTATTGCTTCAATAGTCCAAACATCCCCAACTGGAATTTCATGTAATGCCGTAACAATACCAGTAACTCCACTTTGTTTAATGTTTACCAACGATGTTCTATCATGTAGTCCATACCACCGCATGGTTTTCGTCATAAATATCATATCACCTACAATTAAAATCCTATACTATTACCTCCATCAACAGGCAATACCGTTCCTGTAACAAAATTAGATTCATTCAATGCATAAAAATATACAGCATCTGCAATATCCGAAGGTTCTCCCATAATTCCCATTGGAGTTCTAGAAAGTACTTTTTTCTTTCTTACTGGGTCAGAATTCAATGCTTTATCTGTCATTTTTGTTTTTATAAATCCTGGAGCTATACAATTAACTCTAACTCCATACTGAGCTAACTCTACTGCCATAGCTCTAGTCATAGTTTCAATAGCACCTTTACTTGCCGAATATGCAATAACTCTTGGCAATCCATATTGTGAGGCCATTGAACTAATATTTACAATACTCCCACTACCGTTAACTTTCATCACCTTAACTACTTCTCTACTCACTGCAAATACACTTAAAATATTTGTATGAATAATTCTTAAAAATTCTTCATCAGTAACATCTGTAAAATCCTTTTTATGATTTATTCCTGCATTATTTACTAAAATATCAATGTTATCGCCACCTGAAATTTCTTGAATCATTGCAGGAATTTTATCCAACTCATTTAAATCAAAAATTACAGGAATTGCGTTTGGTCCTATTTCGGCACATGCATTTTCTGTTCTGTCTTTTGTCCTACCAATTATATATGTCGTTATTCCGTTATCACACAACTTTTTGGCTGTTGCATAACCTAAACCTGAGTTTCCTCCAGTTACAATCGCTTTTTTACTCATCTTTTTATAATAATTTATCTTCCAGGAGCAAATGGAAATTTCATCGCTTGAAACTCTTCCAAAGTTTTTGATGCTTTTTCTACTCCTTCTGGTAATTCTTTTTTTGAAAATTGTTGGAAATATAGCAAACAAGCATCTCTCCACCATTTAGCTTCTTTCAACTGAATATTTAATAACATTTGTACTTCTTTAAATCTTTGTTGATCGACTAAAGATTCCATACTATTCCATGTATTTATCATTGTTTCAACTTCATCGACACCCTGTTGATACTTTAGAGCCATTCCATCCCATAATGTCATTCCATTTTTTAATTTATGATTCCAAGAAACATGATGAAACCAAAGCAAATCCTTTTCAGGTGTAGTACTAATATTATTGTACATAGCGGCTACTTCTGGAGCATATTGTGCAATAGCATTACTTCCCGTTTTTGTTCTGTTAAATCCTATACCATTTTCATCTGCTTTGTGATAATATGTTGGATTCCATTCAGGACGTGGTAAATTACCTACCCAAGGTCCCGGCCCATAATGATGGCCAGTATCAAAAATATGATGTAATCCATAAGGATTCATATAATTTACAACAGTCTCACGAGAGTCATTCATCATTTTTTTAATTTGTTCTACAAAATTATCATTGTTAGAAAATGTCATTCGAATCCACTCTTCTGCAATGTCTTTTGAATCTAAATGTGGATTCCATGCCAATCGTCCAAAACCATACCAATTGGCTTGCAAAAAATGATGTCCTGTCCAGTTTCTATCATTGCCAATATTGGTAACTCCAGCAACTCCAGTAATTTTTTTATTATGTAAACTACCATCAATCACTTTAGCTACTGTAGACCCTTTCCCTCGTCTATAAGTATCAGCTTCAAAAACTTCTTCATATAATTTTGGCAAATACACTAAGTGCGTGCTAAAACCTAAATATTCTTGAGTTATTTGAAACTCCATCATTAATGGAGTTTTTGGCATTGCTCCAAACATTGGATGAAACGGCTCTCTTGGCTGAAAATCAATCGCTCCATTTTTTACTTGAATTAATACATTATCTCTAAATTGTCCATCGTATGGAACAAACTCTGAATACGCTTGTTTTGCTCTATCAGTCGGATCATGTTCTGAATATACAAATGCTCTCCACATTACTATTCCACCAAAAGGTGCAACAGCATCTGCCAACATATTGGCTCCATCTACATGATTACGTCCATAATTTTGTGGTCCAGGCTGACCTTCAGAATTGGCTTTAACCAAATACCCACCAAAATCAGGAATTGATTTGTAAATTTCTGCAGTTTTTTCTCTCCACCATTGTTTAACTTCAGGATCTAAAGGATCAGCAGTTTTCAATCCACCAATTTCAATCGGTGCTGAAAAACGAGCCGTTAAATAAACTTTCAAACCGTAAGGCCTAAAAACAGCTGCTAAGGCTTTTACTTTTTCTAAATATTGGGGTGTTAATATTAATGCATTTGCATTCACATTAGTCAATGCTGTGCCATTGATTCCAATAGATGCATTTGCACGCGCATAATCTACATATCTACTATCAATATAGTCAGGAAGACGATGCCAATCCCACAATGAAAATCCTGCATAACCTCGTTCTACAGTTCTATCAAGATTATCCCAATGATTTAACATTCGAACATCTACTTTAGGAGAATCAACAATGTTGATTCCTTTGATTGATTTGTGAGTTTGTAATTCTCTTAATAATCGAAAAACACCATATAAAACTCCTATATCTGTTTTTCCTGTAATTACGATATGATTTTTATTATCAACTTGAATTTGCTTAATAACAAAACCATCTTTTTGAATCTGAGCACATTCCTTCTTTAATTGCGAAAGTATTTTTTTATCTAAATTTGATTCAGAACCGAAGTATAATAAATTATTACCCGATTCATTTCCTAAATATAACTGCGTATCATTACCTAACATTTTAGATAGGCCTAACAGCAATTCTTTTTCAGCAACTTTAATAGTTTCAGAATCTCCTATTGGTTGAATTCCATTAATAAGCGTGTTATATTCAGATTGTAAATCTGTATTCTGAATATAATTATATTGAAGCCATAAATCATAGCCATCATTAGCATTAGCCTCTGCAGCAAAAACAAGCATACAAATTAAAAAACAACAATAAACCTTATGAAAAAATTTCATTATACAAGTCTTCTATTTTAAGTTAATTTTAACCTCAAAAAGAGTAAAAAAAGTGTGAAATTCCTATTTTCACATAAGTTCAACTCTAATATATTGTAAAGTTAATAAATAATAACTAACTTCGCAATCGGTTGCGTAAATGTAACACATTGAAAATTCAGATAAAAATTTTTATTTATTTTTTTTCTTTTCAGCAAAAAACAATTAACTATAACTAACTGACTTCTAGCCATGAAAAATATTCGATTTACTTACTATAGTTTTCATCTCAATAATCACTCACGACCATTTCCGTCTCTAAAGGGAAATATCAACACTCAATTTGTTATTATTTAATAAATCATTTGACATGAAAAATTTTATAGATGACAATTTCCTTTTGGAAACCAATCACGCTC contains:
- a CDS encoding SDR family NAD(P)-dependent oxidoreductase; the protein is MSKKAIVTGGNSGLGYATAKKLCDNGITTYIIGRTKDRTENACAEIGPNAIPVIFDLNELDKIPAMIQEISGGDNIDILVNNAGINHKKDFTDVTDEEFLRIIHTNILSVFAVSREVVKVMKVNGSGSIVNISSMASQYGLPRVIAYSASKGAIETMTRAMAVELAQYGVRVNCIAPGFIKTKMTDKALNSDPVRKKKVLSRTPMGIMGEPSDIADAVYFYALNESNFVTGTVLPVDGGNSIGF
- a CDS encoding endo-1,4-beta-xylanase — its product is MKVRKIIAILAIAALVSCEDDDGPDTSRIIVGGPTDSVDPGGETGGGETTDDPLLYNATEYLKDIVNFPMGNIVSAAKLSNSSQDEFREVLGNEYNSITAENDMKMASMYVGPDDYNWSDGDEIVDYAKANGLRVHGHALVWHSSIPGWLNSFDGTDEEFETLIENYIKETVAHFAEVKDDNGNSIVASWDVVNEIWDGPVLRGTLFREKMGDDYASKLFTWAREADADVKLFYNDYNIAGEPGKRNSIINMVSDFQANNVPIDGIGMQMHLNHNWPTDDLPLSIEQIAGTGLLVHISELDVKANYGDDVTELTQERAEEQEDQYQRAGYYYTELVPEAQQHGITIWGFRDSESWLYDGGNDWPLLYDNEFNTKIAHRGLVAGLNGEAVE
- the uxuA gene encoding mannonate dehydratase → MIFMTKTMRWYGLHDRTSLVNIKQSGVTGIVTALHEIPVGDVWTIEAIKERKQLIAEAGLEWKVVESLPVHEDIKKRTGKFLEYIENYKVSLNNLAKCGIEIITYNFMPILDWVRTHHDYKNTDGTQSLYFHKDAFVYFDVFLLKRPNAKASYTPDQINKAIIYGKQLSKEEKRKLFKNVLLGLPGSKENFTSQKILTLLEEYSHIDDASLRENLVLFLKEVAPVAEELGLKLAIHPDDPPYSVLGLPRVVSTQEDLEFILDQVPVNANGLCYCTGSLGAHPSNDLLNILNKTSTRVHFLHLRNVIKDVDGNFKESDHLYGDNKMEKIVEKIITIMRDRKQSIPMRPDHGFLHSIEGKELYPGYSLIGRLKGLAEITGLELGIMYCKFN
- a CDS encoding alpha-glucuronidase family glycosyl hydrolase, producing the protein MKFFHKVYCCFLICMLVFAAEANANDGYDLWLQYNYIQNTDLQSEYNTLINGIQPIGDSETIKVAEKELLLGLSKMLGNDTQLYLGNESGNNLLYFGSESNLDKKILSQLKKECAQIQKDGFVIKQIQVDNKNHIVITGKTDIGVLYGVFRLLRELQTHKSIKGINIVDSPKVDVRMLNHWDNLDRTVERGYAGFSLWDWHRLPDYIDSRYVDYARANASIGINGTALTNVNANALILTPQYLEKVKALAAVFRPYGLKVYLTARFSAPIEIGGLKTADPLDPEVKQWWREKTAEIYKSIPDFGGYLVKANSEGQPGPQNYGRNHVDGANMLADAVAPFGGIVMWRAFVYSEHDPTDRAKQAYSEFVPYDGQFRDNVLIQVKNGAIDFQPREPFHPMFGAMPKTPLMMEFQITQEYLGFSTHLVYLPKLYEEVFEADTYRRGKGSTVAKVIDGSLHNKKITGVAGVTNIGNDRNWTGHHFLQANWYGFGRLAWNPHLDSKDIAEEWIRMTFSNNDNFVEQIKKMMNDSRETVVNYMNPYGLHHIFDTGHHYGPGPWVGNLPRPEWNPTYYHKADENGIGFNRTKTGSNAIAQYAPEVAAMYNNISTTPEKDLLWFHHVSWNHKLKNGMTLWDGMALKYQQGVDEVETMINTWNSMESLVDQQRFKEVQMLLNIQLKEAKWWRDACLLYFQQFSKKELPEGVEKASKTLEEFQAMKFPFAPGR